In Glycine max cultivar Williams 82 chromosome 7, Glycine_max_v4.0, whole genome shotgun sequence, a single window of DNA contains:
- the LOC100809381 gene encoding beta-glucuronosyltransferase GlcAT14A, whose product MGVERKWLFTLFTAAFLSFIILMFSSLSCFNSPVPFPSSVHYGPHYPPAFAYFISGGNRDGDRIFRLLLAVYHPRNRYLLHLGLDARDEERQKLAAAAMSVPVIRAFGNVDVVGKAGYMTYLGSSNVAVTLRAASVMMKLDAGWNWFVTLSARDYPLVTQDDLSHAFSSVRRDLNFIDHTSDLGWKEKDRFQPIIVDPGLYLARRSQIFLATQKRDTPDAFNLFTGSPWVILSRSFLEYCIFGWDNLPRTLLMYFTNVKLSQEGYFHSVICNAPEFKNTTVNGDLRYMIWDNPPKMEPLFLNVSVYDQMAESGAAFARQFEVGDQVLDMIDKKILKRGRNQAVPGGWCSGWRSWWVDPCSQWGDDVNILKPGPQAKKLKESVSSLLDDWSSHTNQCLITSEETED is encoded by the exons ATGGGCGTTGAGAGAAAATGGCTCTTCACCCTCTTCACTGCAGCATTTCTCTCCTTCATCATTCTCATGTTCTCTTCCCTCTCTTGCTTCAATTCCCCTGTGCCCTTTCCCTCTAGTGTCCACTATGGTCCTCACTACCCTCCTGCTTTTGCTTACTTCATATCTGGTGGCAATAGAGACGGTGACCGAATCTTCCGGTTGCTGCTGGCGGTGTACCACCCCAGGAACCGCTACTTGCTCCACCTTGGGTTGGATGCCAGGGATGAAGAGAGGCAGAAGCTGGCTGCGGCCGCGATGTCGGTGCCAGTGATTCGCGCCTTTGGGAACGTGGATGTGGTGGGGAAGGCTGGTTATATGACCTACTTGGGGTCATCCAATGTGGCTGTTACTTTGAGGGCTGCTTCTGTGATGATGAAGTTGGATGCCGGGTGGAACTGGTTTGTGACCTTGAGTGCTCGGGATTATCCCCTTGTCACCCAGGATG ATTTGTCCCACGCTTTCTCTTCTGTTCGGAGGGACCTCAATTTCATTGATCACACCAGCGACCTTGGATGGAAAGA AAAGGACAGATTCCAGCCTATCATAGTTGACCCAGGACTGTATTTAGCTAGGAGAAGTCAAATTTTTCTAGCTACGCAGAAGCGGGATACACCTGATGCATTCAACCTTTTCACAg GTTCCCCGTGGGTCATCTTGAGCCGATCCTTCCTGGAGTATTGCATCTTTGGCTGGGATAATTTACCCCGAACACTCCTGATGTATTTTACAAACGTCAAGTTATCCCAAGAAGGTTACTTTCACTCGGTCATTTGCAATGCACCAGAATTCAAGAACACAACAGTAAATGGTGACTTGAGGTATATGATCTGGGACAATCCTCCAAAGATGGAGCCGCTCTTCCTTAATGTATCTGTTTATGACCAGATGGCAGAAAGTGGTGCTGCTTTTGCTAGACAGTTTGAAGTAGGTGACCAGGTTTTGGACATGATCGATAAAAAGATACTTAAGCGAGGGCGTAATCAAGCTGTGCCAGGAGGATGGTGCTCAGGCTGGAGGAGCTGGTGGGTGGATCCATGCTCACAATGGGGTGATGATGTCAATATTCTGAAGCCAGGCCCTCAGGCTAAGAAGCTCAAGGAGTCTGTTTCGAGCCTTCTTGACGATTGGAGCTCACACACGAATCAGTGCCTTATTACCAGTGAAGAGACAGAAGACTAG